One part of the Falco peregrinus isolate bFalPer1 unplaced genomic scaffold, bFalPer1.pri scaffold_40, whole genome shotgun sequence genome encodes these proteins:
- the LOC129783397 gene encoding olfactory receptor 14C36-like, which yields MSNSSSITQFLLLALADTRELQLLHFWLSLGIYLAALMANGLIITAVVCDHHLHTPMYFFLLNLSLLDLGSISTTLPKAMANSLWDTRDISYSGCAAQLFLIVFFLSAECSLLTVMAYDRYVAICQPLHYGTLLGSRACVHMAAAAWASGFLNSLLQTANTFSLPLCQGNALGQVFCEIPQILKLSCSHTYLREVGLIVASVLVVFGCFIFIILSYMQIFRAVLRIPSEQGRHKAFSTCLPHLAVVSLFLSTAMFAHLKPPSISSPSLDLVVSVLYSVVPPALNPLIYSMRNQELKGAMCKMITGCSSEGIKL from the coding sequence atgtccaacagcagctccatcacccagttcctcctcctggcattggcagacacgcgggagctgcagctcttgcacttctggctctccctgggcatctacctggctgccctcatggccaatgGCCTCATCATCACTGCTGTAGTATGTGACCaccacctgcacacccccatgtacttcttcctcctcaacctctccctcctcgacctgggctccatctccaccactctccccaaagccatggccaactccctctgggacaccagggacatctcctactcaggatgtgctgcacagctcttcctgattgtctttttcctttcagcagagtgttctctcctcaccgtcatggcctatgaccgctacgtggccatctgccagcccctgcactacgggaccctgctgggcagcagagcttgtgtccacatggcagcagctgcctgggccagtgggtttctcaACTCCCTCCTACAGACAGCAAATACTTTTTCACTGCCactctgccaaggcaatgccctgggacaggtcttctgtgaaatcccacagatcctcaagctctcctgctcacacacctacctcagggaagtggggcttatTGTGGCTAGTGTCTTAGTAGTTTTTgggtgtttcattttcattattctgtCTTACatgcagatcttcagggctgtgctgaggatcccctctgagcagggacggcacaaagccttttccacgtgcctccctcacctggccgtggtctccctctttctcagcactgccatGTTTGCCCACCTGAagcccccctccatctcctccccatcgcTGGACCTGGTGGTGTCAGTTCTGTACtcggtggtgcctccagcactgaaccccctcatctacagcatgaggaaccaggagctgaagggtgCAATGTGCAAAATGATAACTGGATGTTCTTctgaaggaataaaattatga